A region of the Leptospirillum ferriphilum genome:
CCGAGAGGGTCTCCGTTAAAAAAGTCCCATCGTTTTCCGAGCGTCTGGGCAAGATAGGGTTCCAGGTGATCTCGCAAAAATGGCACCATGAACGTAATGCCGAACGCCCCAAAGACAATGGAGGGGATCCCTGCCAGCATCTCCATGAGCGTTGAAACGATTCCGGACAGCCATGGCGGGGCGTAGTCCGAGAGGAACAAGGCTGAAAAGATGGCAACCGGAATCGATGTGATCATGGCGATTCCCGTCACCCACAATGTCCCGACAAGATAGGGAAAGGCGCCGAAAATCTTGCGATTGGGGTTCCATGCGCTCGACCACAGGAAAGAAAGTCCGAACCGGTGAATGGAAGGCCAGGCCGCCACAAGACAAACCAGAAGAACCACGCCAAAAAGGGCCAGGATCGAGATTCCCCCGCCTTTCAAAATCCACCCGAAAAGGCGTTCCGACCGACCTGCCAGGTCCTGTTCGTCCCGCACTTCCGGACGACCTTCCACCTCGTCCGATGGTTTGGGAATCTCTTGCCTCACCGTTTCAGGGGTTTCCAAGATCAACTCCCGTGCTGTTTTCCCGTCCATTAACCATGACCATTTCAAGGTGTCTTTTTTCGAGACCGGCATTCAGAAAGTCTTTTTCGACGATGTCCCCAAACGCAGGGCCGGACATCTCCCTGCACAGGAGTTGTCCGGCCTGTTTCATCTCTTCTTTCCTGCATACGCGAAAAGTCAACTGTTCGAGTCCGGCAAACGTTATCCGGGAGATCGTTCGTTAAACCCGTTCCCGGGAAGAAGCCGGTTGATGATTTTGTCCAGACGTGGCTTGAGCGGACGGAAAGGAAGAGGAGCAAAGCCGCTCTTGACGGTATACTTAGGTGCCTGGCCTTTCGTCAGGGCCCACATCAAAAGATTCCGGACATCTTTCATTGTTCCTGCATCCAGATTCGTATTGATCATCCAGAATTCGAAGTTCGCATCCGGATAGACGTTTTTTCCATGAATATTCCAGACAATCGACCGGTTGAAGTCGTCGGGAAAGCTGGGGTCCTTCAAGGCCGCATGTCCTGCCGCCCTGATCGTGTCAACGGAACCCCGGACAAACTCTCCATCCAGATTTTTCAGGGCACCGGTCGTCAGGTGGTATTCCATCACCCATCCCAGACCGACGTAACCAATGGAGCCGGGAGAAGACATGACGGCTGCAACAACCGCATCACTCCCGTTGTACCCGGATCCGACCGGCCAGGCGGGGGACATATCCCGACCGACCTGGTTATACCATTCCCGGGAGGTCTGGTTCAGATAATCGGTAAAGACAAAGGTTGTGCCGGAAGCGTCTGCCCGGTGAACCACCCGGATCCGGGTATGGGGAAGATGCACGGAAGGATTGAGGGCACGGATCTGCCGGTCATTCCAGAAACGGATCTTGCCAAGATAGATGCGGGCCAGGACTTTTCCGTCAAAATTCAGAACGGTCTTCTTGTCCAGACCAGGAATATTGTAAATCACCTGGGCATCGTCAAACGCGATCGGCACGCTCACCAGATTCGTATAACGTTGCCGGAATTCTTTTGTCAGATAGGCGTCACTGGCGCCGACAGTGATATTTCCGTTGGCTGCATTGGCGATGCCGAATCCCGATCCTGTCGACGCGACGGAAATGTGGACACCCGGATGCTGTTTCATATAGGCCAGTGCCCAGACCTGCTCAAGAGGAAAGAGCATCGTCGAGCCAGAGATGGTGATATTGCTGGCCGCCTGGCTTCCGGTGGGCCGGAATGCCCCGACAATCAGAAGATTGCAGAAAAGAAAAGCCGCCATAAGAATGCGTCGTCCGGAAAAACCCCCATCCAGACGGGTCATGCTGCCCATGAATTCCTCCTTTGGGTGTGATAATGGAATATCAATAAAACAATACGGGAAAATGACAGACCTATGACAAAACAGTTACAGAACGTCGGAAGCCTTCTTTTTCCTCCTCTCTGATCTGTTGCTCGTCCCTCATCCGCTCGGCAAAGCGCTGCCGGGCCACCCGGGAAGACCAGTCCAGATAGATCCTGCACGCCTGATGTTCCCCCGACCGGCAAATAACCTCCCGGTAGATTTTCCGGCTTACCGGCCCCATATGCCCTTCGCCCGACAGGACACAAAAAGATTGCGAAGGGCTTCGGGCCTTTCTGAGATGCGGGCAATCGTCCGGACCTCTCCCCCAGACACGGCCGGCATTTTCTTTTTCTGGATGCACAGGAACTCCCTCCTGCTTCAGGTTCATACGCTCGACGCCGGTTTTCCGGCCCTCTCCTGCATTCTCGCCGGAGCAGAGCTCCGGAAACGGTAACCGGTACCCCGGAGTGTTTCGATGAATCGGGGAGAATCGCTCTTTTCCCCCAGTTTTCTCCGGAGAGCCCACATATGAACGTTCAGATTGTGCTCATCCACTTCCCAGGATTCTCCCCAGAGGACTTTCATCAATTCTTCCCTGCGGATCACGACATTTTCATGACTGACGAGATAGACCAGAATGCGAAACTCGATCGGGGTCAGACGGATTTCCCGTCCGTCGATGCGCGTCTCATACCGGTAGGTATCCACAACCAGCTCACCCAGGTCATAGCGTGCTTTCGGCATGGGACCCGAATCGCGTTCCTTTTCGACACGACGGGCCAGTGCATGGACACGGGCCACAAGCTCTCTTGTTGAAAAAGGCTTTGCGAGAAAATCGTCCGCCCCTTCTTCGATCGTCCGGATTTTCCAGTCCGCGTCGGACACGGCGGACAGGGCCAGAATCGGTACCTTTCCGATATTTTTCTGGGACCGGATAAAACGGACAACCTCCACGCCGTCCCGCAAGGGCAACATGATGTCAAGAATGACCAGATCGAGCGTTCCCTGCCCCATAATCCGCCGCAAGACCCAGACGGCCTCTTCCCCGTCCCGGGCGGTCACGACCCGGAACCCTTCCCGGGTCAGGAGATTCCGGCACAACAGCAACAGATCCTCTTCGTCATCGACAATCAGCACCACTGGCATTTCTTGACTCTCTTCCATCGCCCATCCTCCACCCGATCCAAACAGCTCTGGCTCCCGGGGTTCTTCCGGTTGTGCTCATCCTGACAGAAGAACTTTTCGGGTGAATGTCAGGATGATGACAAACGGAAGACAGGAAAACAGGGGAGGGGTTCTTCCCCTCCCCTTCGATCCATTAAAAGAAGTAAAACCAGGACATCATCACCCGGTTGTCGAGGGCCGAGATGCCGGTCGTATACAGCGTATCGTACTGACCGTACTCAAGGCCCGCCCGGACTGCCGGAGTAAAGTCGTGCCAGATATTCACAAACGTAAAGGTATTCCGGGTCCAGGGCGCCAGGTATTTATAGAGCCCGTTCGTCGAACCGGCTCCTCCCAGCGACGTTGCTCCCACCGCATCCGCGATGGACTGGAGGTTGGACGAGTTATCCACGGCGAATCCCAGCGAAATCGACGTGTGGGCATCGTCGGGGAAGTAATATTGCAGATTGACGTTGTAGGTCTGGATGTCCAGGGGAACAAAGGCGTTCCCGTTGGCGAATCCTTCTCCCGCCGGAAGGCCGGGCGACAGGGCCGAACAGGTTGAATTGGGAGGACAGTTGCTGACAAAGTTGTTGGGACCGATGCCGAAGTTCATGTTCGGGAACTGGAAGGCATCCCCCTGTCCCCAGGTGTACTCGGCGGTCAGCGTCAGGTTGTTCCCCGGTTTTCCGTTTCGAACCGGCAGGATGGGGAGCCACAAATCCACCGCTTCGGCCGATGTCCAGGAGTTGAAACCGGAGCTTGGCAAAGCTGTACTAACCTTTGACGTATTGTTCACATCCGTCTGCTGGAAATACCCGTCATAATTTGACTGAATCGCAGAAAATCCCAGAGATGCCGGGAATTGTCCCTTCCCCGTATTTCCGATCATCCCCTCTCCCATCCAGTCGGAATCCGCAATCTTGATCCCTTCCACGAAGGCGGGCATTCCGGAGGCATTGTACTGGGGCATCATGGCGCTGATGGCCGGCTCGACCTTCAGACCGTCCGTGGCATGAATGATCTTGTACCAGCGGGCCTGCGGGAAACGACCGTAGAGGGTTCCCGGGGCCGGAGCGATCTGGACCGAGTTGTAGATGTTATAGGGCTGCCAGCCGAACAGGGACCAATACTGTCCAAGCAGGAAGTTCCCGTATCCGGGAGTCGTGATGTCCATGAAAAAATGGCGGATACGGAAAATCGGATTGGTGAAGTACCCCGTGTTTTCCCCACCGGCCAACGCGTATTGAGACTCTCCCGGATCGGCCAGAAAGTCCATCTCGAGAAGGGCTCGAAGCTTGTAGCCGTGATACACCGGTGAAGACAGCGTAAATCCGATACGGGAGTTGTTGACGTCGAACCCGTAACTCGAAGAGTTGATCGTCTTGCCGAGGGCGTCGTTTCCACCGTTCTGGATTGTCCCGGCATTCGCCGCCCCCCCGTTGAACGGCCAGTTATTGAAGGAGTTGGACGAATCGTACATGGTGTCGAATTCGACAAACCCGTACATCATCGTGGTCCATTTCCCCAGCATCGCTGTATAGCCGGGAGGAGGCATGTCCGGCATCAGGTTCTGAAAGGAGTTGTGAAACTCCGAGTTGTAGCTGTCCGGATCCGTCGGGACAGAACTCCCGGCAGGAGCAGGGGCCGGTGTGCCGGACTGGTTGTTTGCCGTATTACCCTGATGGGAGTAAGGGGTGTCCGGACTCAGATTGTCGGCCATCGAAACAGCCGGCACGCCAAGAGCCAGAAGCCCTGCAACCAGAAGGCCGACGGCCTTCTGAAGTGTTTTACGCATGACGAAAACCTCCTCAAAGAAAGAGTCCAGTGCAACGAATGATCGCTCACAGCCAGCCAGACGCGTGTTCGGGAAACCTGGCCGTTGTGCTTTTTGTGGGTTCGGAACGGGGACCACTTTACGGTACGGTGAAGACCATTTCCTCAAGGAGATGTGACAAAACGGTTAACGGACTCTTCGTGGGACGGGGTCCCGGAAGAGCCCCCGATCGATCAGGGAGAGAAAGGATGGAACGGAATCATTGACAGACCGGAATTCCTTGCGGATGATGAAACAAAGGTCGTGAAGGAGAAAAATCCGTTCATTCCGGGAGAGGACAGCCTGTGGACTTTTCAGAGTTTTCCTGTTTCGGTCTTACCCTATCCTTCATTAAAGGAGAATGACGTATGTCCGTCCTGCTTGAATTCAGCATGAGCCCTCTCGACAAAGGTGAAAGCGTCGGGGACTATGTGGCACGATCCCTGGAAATCATCGACAAAAGCGGCGTCAATTACCGGCTGAATCCGATGGGAACCGTTCTGGAAGGCGACTGGGACACCGTGTTCGGAGTCGTCCGGAAGTGTTACGAACGCATGAGCCAGGACTGCAGCCGGATATCGGTTTCCATCAAGGTGGATGCCCGAAAAAATCAGGAAAACCGGCTTGAAGCCAAAGTCGCTTCCGTGGAAAAGCGTCTGGGAAAATCTCTCCGGAAATCCTGACCTTTTGGGATGACGAAGTTGGAGACGTCCCTTTCGCCCGCCAGCCTTTCAATGATATGATGGCCCCGATTTATGAAAGGCCGGGCTGAAACGATGCTGGCCAAGAATCCCTATTGACCAAGGAACATGCGCACAAGATGGCAAACATTATCATTCTCGGAGCCCAATGGGGGGACGAGGGCAAGGGAAAGATCGTTGATCTTCTGACCGAACGGGCGGACTGCATTGTCCGGTATCAGGGAGGGCATAACGCCGGACACACCCTCGTGGTCGGCGGAGAGAAATTTGTTCTTCATTTGATTCCGGCGGGTATCCTTCACCCGGGCAAAACCTGTGTCATTGGAAACGGTATCGCACTTGACCCCCAGGCCCTGATCGAGGAAATCGACGATCTTGAAAAAAGAGGCATTCCGGTCAAGGACACTCTCAAAATCAGCGATGCCTGCCATCTGATTCTTCCCTATCACCGGGCCATCGACAAGGAATCGGAAAAGCTCAAGGGAACCCGCCGCATCGGGACGACCGGACGGGGAATCGGCCCGGCCTATGTCGACAAGATGGCCCGTATCGGGATCCGGACGGGAGACCTTGCCCATCCGCGCATTTTCCGGGAGAAACTGTCACAGAACCTTCAGGAAATGAACTACCTGATGGAAAAGCTTTTCCGGTCGCACGGATTCGACCTGGAAACGCTCTATAGCGAACTTATGACCCAGGCGGAACGGATTCTCCCTTATGTGACGGATACCTCTCTCTACCTCTGGAAAACCGCCAGAGAGGGAAAATCGCTTCTGTTCGAAGGCGCCCAGGGGACCCTCCTCGACGTGGATCATGGAACCTATCCCTACGTGACCTCCTCGAACGCGTCTGCCGGAGGAGCCCTCACCGGATCCGGCGTCGGTCCCACCCTGATCGACGGGGTCATGGGGGTGACAAAAGCCTATACGACGAGAGTCGGGAGCGGTCCCTTCCCGTCCGAGATTTCCGGACCGGAAGAAGAACGAATCCGCGAGCGGGGACAGGAGTACGGGGCAACAACAGGAAGAGCGAGGAGGTGCGGATGGTTTGACCTTGTTGCCGTGCGTTACGCCGCACGGGTCAATGGGCTGACCGGAATCATCCTGACAAAGATCGACGTCCTCGATCATCTTGAGACGATCCCCGTCTGTACAGGATATCGCATCAAGGACAGAATCGTCTCAGACTTTCCCCATCATGTGGAAGACGTGGAAGCCGCCCGCCCCGTCCTGGAGCATCTTCCGGGCTGGAAAACCTCGACCCGGGGGGTCCGGAAGCTGTCGGATCTTCCCAAAGAGGCCCAGAACTACATTCGGTGGATCGGCGAAAAAGTCGGCGTCCCGGTCGTCATGGTTTCTACCGGATCGGAGAGAAACGAAACCATCCTTCTTCAGGACCCCTTTTCCGCTTCTGCGTAAAGAAGGTCAAACGTCCGGATTGTTTTGACGATCTCGGGGAGCGATGCATCGAACGTCACCCGGAATCCGATGTCGAGGCTTGCGCTTTTCAGGGAACCCAACCGTTCGCCAAAAACCTGGGTGTTCCATTCGATTTTTGGAGGATCCGCCATCGGGTCATCGTGAACCGGACCAAAATCCCGGAGATCCCCCACCTTTTTTTTCCATTGTTCGAAAGCCGAACCATTTTTGGACATCCATCGCCCGAGATTCTTTCTCTCTTCGATCGCCTCGTCCTTCAGAATGAAGCGCACCGAAAGACCCCTCCCTCCGATAAACACACCGGAATGGGCGTAGGCCTTATAGCCTCTTTTCTCGGGGCCAAGAGCAAGCCAGGTCTCCGGGGGTGGATTCACTCTTCGGCGCATGTGGCTTGCCACGTGTGGGTACCAGGAACGCGGTCCCGGTGATTCGTTCAGAAGTTCGGCAAGCCGGGATGCCAATTTCAGGAGCGCCGGCCGGACGTCTCCCCGGATCCGGAGCATCCGCCCCGAAAAATCAGAGATATCAAAAATGGACACCCACTCGGGGAGCAGGTAATCCTGAAGACGCTCAATCGTCTGGACAGACATGCGCAACACGCCCCTTTCCTGAATGAATGCAGTTTTCTCCCTGCAGAACGGAACCTGACCGTTTTGTGTCCAGCCCATCCTACCACACGACTGTCCCCAACGTCCCGTCTGGCTGCCGGAAATCCGGCCCGGAAATTGGGTAACACCATTTCGGGGCAGTCGTGGTACAATGCCTTATTGTGACCTGTCTGACTGAAACGTTGATCCCTGAAGGAGTCCTGTTTTGAGTGCTTCGCATGAATCCTGTGCTGAATATTACCACGAAGATACGAAATACGACCGAAAAACCATCCATCGCTTCCAGTCCCTGGACTTTTCCTCCAAACCGGCCCCTTTCAAGGATTATCAGACGGACAACCCCATCAGCCTGATGCCGTATCTGCCCTTCAACTTTATTCCGTTCACACGAACACCGCTGCCGGAGCCTCCTCCTCAACCGCCCTATCCGTGGGGGCTGGCGGAACTGTCGCAGCTCCTGTTTTTTTCCTACGGCGTCACCGCCATTATCGACTCGCCAAGAACGGAACAGACCTTTCTGAGAGCCGCACCCTCTGCCGGTGGACTGTATCCGGCAGAGGTCTATCTGGCGACACGCGACCTTCCGTTCATCTCGGACGGGATCTTTCACTACAACGGAAAAGACCATACGCTCGCCACCCTCTACGAAGGGAACTTCTGGCCCCGTCTTTCCGCCTGGGCTTTCGACCATCCCTCTTTCGAAGAATCCCATGCCGCCCTGATCCTCACAGGATATTTCGACCGTTCAGCCTGGCGTTACGGGGAAAGAGGATACAGGCGGATTCTTCTCGACACCGGGCATCTTCTGGGGAACATTGTCCTGATGTCCTACCAGACGGGATTTGTCCCCTACCCCCTTTCGGGATTCAACGACCAGGCCATCAATTCCTTCCTGTTTCTGGGAGACCAGAAGGAAGTCGTGCTTGTCGTCGTCCCGTTGGTGCGTCTTCAGGACGCGAGAGACAACAGTCTCTCCCTTCCGTTCTTCCCTTCTCCCGTCGTCTTTCCCTATCATCCACCTGAAAAGCCGGAAACCGGCGATATTTTCAGGGACCTGCACCGGTTTTCCTCTCTCGGAAGCCAGCCTCCGGCCGTCGTGAACACATCCGGACGCGAAAATGAGAAAGTTCTGGGAGAAGACTCCGGGAGCCGTTTTACTCCCCTCTCGGAGCCGATTCCCCTGGAAACCGACTTTCCCGATTTCGAAAATCAGATTCCCAGGGCCCTTCTCACACGCCGGTCGGGACGACAGTTTTCCGGAGAGCCTCTGGACTTTTCACAGCTCTCCACCATCCTGTCTTTTTCCTACAGGGAGATTGATGTCCCGGACTCTTCGGGCACACTTCCGGTGCAACATTTTTTCCAGCCGGAACTCTTCAAGTCCTGGCTCATCGTGAACCAGGTGACGGGTCTCGCGTCCGGCATCTACCTCTACGATCCCCGTGGCGGCCATGTGACCCTTCTGAAAGAAGGAAATTTTCAGGAAGAAATCTATGAAGCCGTGCTTTCACAGGACCTCGGGCGGGATGCTTCCTTTGTCCTGATTCAGACGGCAGACCTGGAATCTTTGGTGATCCAGTACGGAGATCGTGTCTACCGAACCCTGCACATGGACGCGGGACAGATCGGAGAACGAATCAATCTCGCCGCAGTTCACCTTGGCCTCGGCGCCAGCGGCATCGGAGGGTTTTATGACGACGAGGTCACAGATCTCCTGGGTCTTTCCCATCAGACGGCAGTCCTGTACATCACAACCGTCGGCGCTCTTCCGGGTTAATCGGCCGGGACCTGGGCATCCGGGGACTTTTCTTTTCCTATGACTCTTTCCCGGATCTGGACAAAGGCCGAAACCCGGCGACTGAGAACCATCCTGACCGTCCTTGTTAAATATGGATTTCAGGACGTGGTGGGCTTTCTCCGACTGGAGCCTCTTGTCTCGCTGGGACGGAAACTTTCCCGCTCCTCCGTCCTGAACACACTGCCAAGACCCGTCCGGTTGCGGATGGCCCTCGAAGAGCTGGGCCCGGCTGCCATCAAGCTGGGACAGATTCTTTCGAGCCGGGCCGACCTGTTTCCTCCCGAGTTTCTGGCCGAATTTCAGAAGCTCCAGGACAACCTTCCCCCTATCCCTCCCGACAGGCTGGACAAAGCCGTTGAAGAAGCGCTCAAACGCCCGATCGACAGCGTGTTTTCCGAATTCGACCGCCATCCCGTCGCCCAGGCTTCCATCTCCCAGGTCCATCGCGCCAGACTCCATTCGGGCGAAACGGTTGCCGTCAAAATCCGCCGTCCCGGCATTCTGGACTCCGTCGAACCCGATTTGCGGATTCTGGGTTTCCTGTCGGATCTCGTCGAACGCAATATTGAAGACATGAAGGTCTTTCGGCCACGCGCGTTGGCCCGTCAATACATCCGGACGCTCAGAAAAGAGCTGGACTTCACCCACGAAGCCAGGAACATGGAGCGAGCCCGAAAAAATTTTCGGGACGAGCCTTCTCTTGTGATCCCGAAGCTCTATTCCGAATGGAGTTCCGAAGCCGTCCTGGTGATGGAATATCTGGAAGGGGTTTCAATCCGGGAAACGGGATCGTTCGAAAAACTGGGAGCCACCCCGCCCGAGGTGGCCCATCTCGGAGCCAGAAGCATTCTTCTCCAGGTCTTTGTCCACGGATTTTTCCAGGGAGACCCCCATCCCGGGAATGTTCTTGTCCTTCCCGGACACCGGATCGGAATTCTGGATTTTGGGATGTTTGGTTCTCTCTCCCCCGACAGGAGGGATCTTTTAGGGGACCTTCTCGTCAGTCTGGTGGAGCGGGACATCCCCTTCATGATTCGAACGCTTGAAAGACTCCGGGCGCTTCCGGAAGACTTCCGGGAAGAGGATCTTGCCAGTGACATTTCGGCATTTCTGGAAGAGTTCACCAACCGCCCCCTGCAGGAGATCCGGCTGGATCACATGTCCGCCGAGCTGTTCGAACTGGTCCGGACGCACCGGCTGACCCTTCCCCCGGATCTTTCCCTATTGTTCCGGGCCCTGGTCATCATGGAAGGAATAGGCCGGACCCTCGATCCGACCTTCAACATGATCGAAGAAAGCCGTCCCTTCGTCCACAAACTGATCCGGAAGCGATTCGAACCGGAGACAGTCTTCAAAAACGTGCGCTCCGGAACGTTCGTTCTTCTCCGGACGATAGCCCACCTTCCCGCCGAATTCGAAAAACTTGTGACGCGGATTCGCGATGGACGGATTCGGGTTGACTTCAGCCTCCGTCATCTCGAAGATCTCATCGCGGAAATGGACCGGACCGGAAATCGCCTTTCCATTTCCATTCTGGTAGGGTCTCTTGTCATTGGTTCGGCGCTGATTTTCGCGTCCCCCAACGGACCAAAGTTTTTTGGACTCTCCACGATCGGCCTGATGGGTTTTTTCGTCGCGGGGTTCCTGGGGTTCGGACTGATCATTGCGATCCTCCGTTCCCGAAGATTTTAACTCTGTCCGTATCCGTTCCGGACCGTCATCTCTGTCTTCGCGATTTCAGTCCCCCGCGTTCCTCGAGACTGACCCAGGCATGGTCTCCCAGAACCACGTGATCGAGGACCCGGATACCCAGCAATTCTCCGCATTCCTTCAAGCGTTCCGTCAGGCTCCAGTCATCGGAAGAAGGCTCGGGATCTCCGGACGGATGGTTATGCACAAACAAAACTGCCGCCGCGGAATCCCGGATGGCGGGCTGGAAGGCTTCCCTGGGGTGAACCAGCGTCATCGACAGGGAGCCTTCCGAAATCCGGACCGCGTTCTGGAGACGATGCCGCTGGTCGAGGAGCAGAACCCAGAACGACTCTTTTTTCTCATCCCGGAGCCGGGCTCCGAGGATGTCATACACATCCCGGGCACTCCGGATTTCGGGACGAAACGGCCGTGCCTTTCCGGAAACGCGCCTTCCGAGTTCAATCCCGGCCATGATTTGCGATGCCTTGGCAAGCCCCATTCCGGAGAGGGAGGACAGGGCGGAGAATCCGGCCGCCGCAACTCCCTCAAGCCCCCCGTACATCGCCAAAAGCTTCTGCGCCAGAGCGACCGACGATTCTCCCCGGTTACCCACCCGAAGAAGAATGGCCAGAAGTTCGGCGTCATGCAGAGCGGCAGGGCCCCGATCCCTGAGCCGCTCGCGCGGCCGGTCTCCCTCCGACCACTCCCGGACGCAATAGTGTGTTTCGCTCTCCTTCACTCCTTCTCCTCTCCCATCGCCCCATTCTCGCGGATCTTGACGCGGAAGAGTCTAGGACACCCGGGCGGACCTGACCAGTCGTCCGGCAGGGAGAGGCTTTCCCAAAACAGACAAAAATAAGGTGATCAGACTTCGGCGGAAGAGGTTTTCCCGGCGGTCCCGGAGGACACGGATCGTCCGGCACCAAGGAAAAGAGCTCCTCCTGTTCCGACAAACAGAAGAGCCCCCAGCGTATCTGTTGTCCAGTGCCAGCCGAGCACAATGACTCCGATCCAGATCAGGGATGCCCAGATCAATGATCCCGTTCGGCAGCATCGGCAGGCGTTGAAGAGCAGAAGTGCCAGCCAGAAAGCACGAAACGTATGTCCGCTGAAATACGATCCGGGAGTCTTTTCGGCCAGGATGGGCTTCAGATAGTGATCCAGAGGATCGTTGGCAACGTCCGGACCTGGATGGGGTTGAAGAAGACGGATTTTCAGAACATGTTCGAGAAGCATGCCGGACACGAACCAGAATGTCCAGAAAAGAGCTTTTTTCCCGCTGATCGTCCCTCTCCGGAACAGGAACACCACAAGGAAGAGCCCTGCCGGGACCGTCCACTCGGCATTGCCTGTCCGGCAGATGACGCCAAACACCCATGGGAACACGGAGGGAAGGTTGGCGCGCAACCAATGAGCAATGGAGGAGTCGAAAGACCGGAAGACCCCGTCGTTGACGGCGATGGAAAAGACAATCAGAAACAGAAGAAAAAGGACAGCCCA
Encoded here:
- the pstC gene encoding phosphate ABC transporter permease subunit PstC, which translates into the protein METPETVRQEIPKPSDEVEGRPEVRDEQDLAGRSERLFGWILKGGGISILALFGVVLLVCLVAAWPSIHRFGLSFLWSSAWNPNRKIFGAFPYLVGTLWVTGIAMITSIPVAIFSALFLSDYAPPWLSGIVSTLMEMLAGIPSIVFGAFGITFMVPFLRDHLEPYLAQTLGKRWDFFNGDPLGYGILAAGFVVGFMIVPLVATVTRDSLLMVPQEMVEASYALGATKAETVFFVKLREVLPGIVGSVILGFGRAVGETMAVLLLVGNQPSIPETIQDVGYTISSLLANTFTYAVIDPLYAAAEVELGLILLLITLAVNTLGRELLLRLMGGRLAGSVGGG
- the pstS gene encoding phosphate ABC transporter substrate-binding protein PstS; this translates as MGSMTRLDGGFSGRRILMAAFLFCNLLIVGAFRPTGSQAASNITISGSTMLFPLEQVWALAYMKQHPGVHISVASTGSGFGIANAANGNITVGASDAYLTKEFRQRYTNLVSVPIAFDDAQVIYNIPGLDKKTVLNFDGKVLARIYLGKIRFWNDRQIRALNPSVHLPHTRIRVVHRADASGTTFVFTDYLNQTSREWYNQVGRDMSPAWPVGSGYNGSDAVVAAVMSSPGSIGYVGLGWVMEYHLTTGALKNLDGEFVRGSVDTIRAAGHAALKDPSFPDDFNRSIVWNIHGKNVYPDANFEFWMINTNLDAGTMKDVRNLLMWALTKGQAPKYTVKSGFAPLPFRPLKPRLDKIINRLLPGNGFNERSPG
- a CDS encoding response regulator transcription factor, whose product is MEESQEMPVVLIVDDEEDLLLLCRNLLTREGFRVVTARDGEEAVWVLRRIMGQGTLDLVILDIMLPLRDGVEVVRFIRSQKNIGKVPILALSAVSDADWKIRTIEEGADDFLAKPFSTRELVARVHALARRVEKERDSGPMPKARYDLGELVVDTYRYETRIDGREIRLTPIEFRILVYLVSHENVVIRREELMKVLWGESWEVDEHNLNVHMWALRRKLGEKSDSPRFIETLRGTGYRFRSSAPARMQERAGKPASSV
- a CDS encoding MTH1187 family thiamine-binding protein, producing MSVLLEFSMSPLDKGESVGDYVARSLEIIDKSGVNYRLNPMGTVLEGDWDTVFGVVRKCYERMSQDCSRISVSIKVDARKNQENRLEAKVASVEKRLGKSLRKS
- a CDS encoding adenylosuccinate synthase, which encodes MANIIILGAQWGDEGKGKIVDLLTERADCIVRYQGGHNAGHTLVVGGEKFVLHLIPAGILHPGKTCVIGNGIALDPQALIEEIDDLEKRGIPVKDTLKISDACHLILPYHRAIDKESEKLKGTRRIGTTGRGIGPAYVDKMARIGIRTGDLAHPRIFREKLSQNLQEMNYLMEKLFRSHGFDLETLYSELMTQAERILPYVTDTSLYLWKTAREGKSLLFEGAQGTLLDVDHGTYPYVTSSNASAGGALTGSGVGPTLIDGVMGVTKAYTTRVGSGPFPSEISGPEEERIRERGQEYGATTGRARRCGWFDLVAVRYAARVNGLTGIILTKIDVLDHLETIPVCTGYRIKDRIVSDFPHHVEDVEAARPVLEHLPGWKTSTRGVRKLSDLPKEAQNYIRWIGEKVGVPVVMVSTGSERNETILLQDPFSASA
- a CDS encoding DUF1054 family protein, whose amino-acid sequence is MSVQTIERLQDYLLPEWVSIFDISDFSGRMLRIRGDVRPALLKLASRLAELLNESPGPRSWYPHVASHMRRRVNPPPETWLALGPEKRGYKAYAHSGVFIGGRGLSVRFILKDEAIEERKNLGRWMSKNGSAFEQWKKKVGDLRDFGPVHDDPMADPPKIEWNTQVFGERLGSLKSASLDIGFRVTFDASLPEIVKTIRTFDLLYAEAEKGS
- a CDS encoding SagB/ThcOx family dehydrogenase — protein: MSASHESCAEYYHEDTKYDRKTIHRFQSLDFSSKPAPFKDYQTDNPISLMPYLPFNFIPFTRTPLPEPPPQPPYPWGLAELSQLLFFSYGVTAIIDSPRTEQTFLRAAPSAGGLYPAEVYLATRDLPFISDGIFHYNGKDHTLATLYEGNFWPRLSAWAFDHPSFEESHAALILTGYFDRSAWRYGERGYRRILLDTGHLLGNIVLMSYQTGFVPYPLSGFNDQAINSFLFLGDQKEVVLVVVPLVRLQDARDNSLSLPFFPSPVVFPYHPPEKPETGDIFRDLHRFSSLGSQPPAVVNTSGRENEKVLGEDSGSRFTPLSEPIPLETDFPDFENQIPRALLTRRSGRQFSGEPLDFSQLSTILSFSYREIDVPDSSGTLPVQHFFQPELFKSWLIVNQVTGLASGIYLYDPRGGHVTLLKEGNFQEEIYEAVLSQDLGRDASFVLIQTADLESLVIQYGDRVYRTLHMDAGQIGERINLAAVHLGLGASGIGGFYDDEVTDLLGLSHQTAVLYITTVGALPG
- a CDS encoding ABC1 kinase family protein, with amino-acid sequence MTLSRIWTKAETRRLRTILTVLVKYGFQDVVGFLRLEPLVSLGRKLSRSSVLNTLPRPVRLRMALEELGPAAIKLGQILSSRADLFPPEFLAEFQKLQDNLPPIPPDRLDKAVEEALKRPIDSVFSEFDRHPVAQASISQVHRARLHSGETVAVKIRRPGILDSVEPDLRILGFLSDLVERNIEDMKVFRPRALARQYIRTLRKELDFTHEARNMERARKNFRDEPSLVIPKLYSEWSSEAVLVMEYLEGVSIRETGSFEKLGATPPEVAHLGARSILLQVFVHGFFQGDPHPGNVLVLPGHRIGILDFGMFGSLSPDRRDLLGDLLVSLVERDIPFMIRTLERLRALPEDFREEDLASDISAFLEEFTNRPLQEIRLDHMSAELFELVRTHRLTLPPDLSLLFRALVIMEGIGRTLDPTFNMIEESRPFVHKLIRKRFEPETVFKNVRSGTFVLLRTIAHLPAEFEKLVTRIRDGRIRVDFSLRHLEDLIAEMDRTGNRLSISILVGSLVIGSALIFASPNGPKFFGLSTIGLMGFFVAGFLGFGLIIAILRSRRF